In a genomic window of Rhododendron vialii isolate Sample 1 chromosome 12a, ASM3025357v1:
- the LOC131310865 gene encoding probable E3 ubiquitin-protein ligase XERICO has translation MGLYNYFPNPGEGVLPVLVMNMILSVALLKNMVRSVLQVVSFSSAPNSEQDQSHDRNPPVRRLVSVTKFESLCRNRANFASSGGNGGGVRWSSLDCCCCVCLSGFEAEEEVGELSHCKHFFHRGCLDKWFYDYQRRTCPLCRSMIEF, from the coding sequence atgggtCTGTATAATTACTTTCCAAACCCAGGTGAAGGGGTGCTCCCAGTGCTGGTAATGAACATGATTCTCTCAGTAGCTCTGTTGAAGAACATGGTGAGATCAGTTCTTCAAGTAGTTAGCTTTTCCTCCGCTCCGAATTCAGAGCAAGACCAATCACACGACAGAAACCCGCCAGTTAGAAGACTCGTTTCAGTCACCAAGTTCGAGTCTCTGTGCAGGAACAGGGCAAATTTCGCCAGTTCCGGTGGAAATGGCGGCGGCGTGCGGTGGTCCTCGTTGGATTGCTGCTGCTGCGTGTGCTTAAGTGGGTTTGAAGCGGAGGAGGAGGTGGGTGAGTTGTCCCATTGCAAGCATTTCTTCCACAGGGGTTGTTTGGACAAGTGGTTTTATGATTACCAGCGCAGGACTTGTCCTCTTTGTCGTTCCATGATAGAGTTCTGA